A stretch of the Nematostella vectensis chromosome 1, jaNemVect1.1, whole genome shotgun sequence genome encodes the following:
- the LOC125560696 gene encoding uncharacterized protein LOC125560696, which produces MFISEFAEFLESVVMTTEPLVLTGDFNIHVNIDSDNDAARFLDLLSSMGLQQHINFPTHISGNTLDLLISRTLDSSLIHDVRPGSYFSDHCIAFFAINVSMPEYSRKKVSFRKVKAIDTTAFMSDLSASELCQDPPSETVQLVDCYNKTLAGLLGRHAPLKTKTVTVRPQVPWYSEEIREAKRVRRRAERKWRTTRSADDLASFKRHKNHVTYWLKEAKSAFLTDFVSQNSDNQGKLFRAVKDLFVEKNSLCFSDYADKSALANDIGKYFVEKINRLRDELDKGCSASENVQSSDLVNDCTVETISLVPRMEAFKLLTEEDVRMLIKNSKCTSCCLDPIPTHLLKSYSEPLVSVITKLINNSTCVL; this is translated from the exons ATGTTTATCTCGGAATTCGCCGAGTTCCTGGAGTCTGTTGTCATGACAACTGAGCCTCTGGTGTTGACTGGTGATTTCAATATCCATGTTAATATCGATTCTGATAACGATGCAGCTCGCTTCTTAGATCTACTGTCATCAATGGGTCTACAGCAGCACATTAACTTCCCTACTCATATCTCTGGGAACACCTTGGATTTGCTTATCTCAAGGACTCTAGATTCTAGTCTCATACATGATGTCCGACCTGGCTCTTATTTCTCAGACCATTGTATAGCATTTTTCGCCATAAATGTTTCAATGCCGGAGTACTCTAGGAAAAAGGTATCCTTTAGGAAGGTGAAGGCTATTGACACAACAGCATTCATGAGTGATTTGTCTGCCTCGGAACTGTGTCAGGACCCACCTTCGGAGACTGTGCAATTGGTCGACTGTTATAACAAAACACTTGCTGGATTACTCGGTCGCCATGCGCCACTCAAGACGAAAACAGTTACAGTCAGACCCCAAGTGCCCTGGTATTCTGAGGAAATCCGTGAGGCTAAGAGAGTGCGCAGGCGCGCAGAAAGAAAATGGAGAACTACTAGGTCTGCTGATGATCTCGCCTCATTCAAACGACACAAAAATCATGTGACGTATTGGCTGAAAGAAGCCAAATCTGCTTTTTTGACTGACTTTGTCAGTCAGAATTCTGATAATCAAggcaagttatttcgtgctgtGAAAGATCTTTTTGTGGAAAAGAACTCACTATGCTTCTCGGACTATGCGGATAAATCAGCATTGGCCAACGACATAGGAAAGTATTTTGTGGAAAAAATCAACCGACTGCGTGATGAGCTTGACAAGGGTTGTAGTGCCTCGGAGAATGTACAGAGCAGTGATCTGGTGAATGACTGTACTGTAGAAACGATCTCTCTAGTCCCTCGAATGGAAGCTTTCAAGTTGTTGACTGAGGAAGATGTACGCATGCTCATTAA GAATTCGAAATGTACTTCTTGTTGCCTCGATCCCATACCTACGCACTTGTTGAAATCCTATAGTGAGCCACTCGTTTCCGTGATCACCAAGCTAATCAATAACTC AACTTGCGTCCTGTGA
- the LOC116619734 gene encoding uncharacterized protein LOC116619734: protein MGRSNEENEEKLWYIKIESGKGFLHKGGKRIKQFSNVIGAKKPSATVRGRGGKEVTRDVVELEFAHNATKPTRSVMLYPEFFNQFDCDGDLRKITCSSAGGLARELCGKIQALKELPSVDEAIESSTTQEAPNHNTTQAVQKKTNTTPFCNK, encoded by the exons ATGGGAAGAAGTAACGAGGAGAACGAGGAGAAGTTGTGGTATATCAAAATCGAATCTGGCAAGGGTTTCTTACACAAAGGCGGAAAACGCATAAAACAGTTTTCAAATGTAATAGGTGCAAAAAAGCCTTCTGCAACAGTTAGAGGTAGGGGAGGCAAAGAAGTAACGAGAGATGTAGTGGAG CTTGAATTTGCCCATAATGCTACCAAGCCTACCAGATCTGTTATGCTGTATCCAGAATTCTTTAATCAAtttgattgtgatggtgactTAAGGAAAATAACATGTTCAAGTGCTGGGGGTTTAGCTAGAGAGCTCTGTGGCAAGATACAGGCACTCAAGGAGCTACCGTCTGTTGATGAGGCCATAGAAAGCAGTACCACACAGGAAGCACCAaaccacaacacaacacaagcagtgcaaaaaaagacaaacacCACCCCTTTTTGCAACAAGTGA